In Paenibacillus durus, the DNA window GATGGGGCATTTTGGCAAGGTTGCCGATGATCGTCTGACCGGAAATATCCCTGCCGAAAGCAATGGTAAGCTTGGCTTCGGCTTCCTGGAAAATCTGGGTTTCCATCACTTCTCTCATGGTAACAAGAGAGACCTCCGGATTCGGCACCTCGATTCCGATTGCCGACTTGCCGGGAATCGGCGCCTCCATCCGGATATCTTTGGCAGCGAGCGCCAAAGCAATATCATCGGTCAGATTGACAATCCGGCTGACCTTCACGCCGATATCGGGCTGAATCTCGTACCTGGTAACCGCCGGACCCCGGACAACCTCCAGCACCTTAGCCCGGACGCCAAAGCTTTCCAGCGTCGCCTCAAGCTTGCGGGCCGTCTGCATATAATCATTCTGGTCGCCGGCTTTGCCGCCGTTGTTTGGCTTTGACAACAGCCGGAACGGCGGAAGTTTGTAAGGTTTAGGCGGAGGCGCCGGCTTGGGAGCCGGAGGTATGTCTCCTCCGGCCTCTCCTTCAGCGCCGGTGCTTGCCTCCGGAATAATGCCGGCCTCCCCGGAAACAGCGCCTTCCGCCGCTTCAGTGAGGCTCAGGGCATCGGCAGGCTTCGTACTGCTCCTCGCAGCCGGCGAGAACCCGCTCCATTCCTCACGGTCTTCGTCGCTCAAGCCTTCCTCACGGATATGCTCGAAGAAATCACGTATGATCGGAGTTACAGGTTCCTGTTCCTCGTTATCAAAATCATAATCATCATCCGCACCGGACCAATCCGATTGGGAAGGAATACCGGATATGATCGGAACATTCTTATGCTCAGCGTCCCAATCTTCCTCCTCAGACTCCGGCAAAGCTTCGCCTTCGGAGCGCGGAGTCTTCCGCCGCAGAAGTTTGTCGAAGAACTGCGGCGCTTTGCGGCTCGGAAGACCCGCTTCCAGCTCCTCCTCTTCCTCTTCTTCCGGTTCTTCCTGAACCTTCTTGGGTCGTCCCCGGCCCGATACCGGTACCGCCTGCGGGCGGTTTGCCGCTCTAAGCCGAATGCCTTCCGCAAGCTTGACCGCCCGGTTTCTCAGAATTCCGAACAGCTCGATGTAGGAAAGATTCGTAACCAGCATAAAGCTGATCGCCAGCATAACGACCATAAGCAGCTTCGCGCCGAGTGTCCCGAACAACCACAGGAGCACGGCGAATTCCAATCCGCCGAGATAGCCGCCGCTTATGTCTTTGCCCAGCATATATACGCCGCCGCCATTCGCGGATGCAGTCAGCGCTCCTGCCAGATCCTTCTGGGTCTGTGACATTACATTGCCCGGATGGAGCATGGACACCGGCCCAAGCTTCTGCTCCATGGCCGAGATGCTGCTCATCAGGCATAGCGAGAATACCAGCAGCAGGACACCGCTGTGCCGGCTGCTCCAATTCGAAGGCCATTTCCGGTAAATCATGACCATTAAACCGTAATACATGCCGACGAGCGGCAAAACAAAATAAAACCGGCCGAGAAGGTAAGCGGCCAAGCTTGATAATGATCGCCCCACAGCCGCTTCGCCGGATAAAGCTATAACCGAGAAGGTAATCAGAAGGATGCCATAAATCTCATATTTTAGAACGCTGCCCAGCAGCGCTTTCTTTTTTTTCCGTTTTCTCCGTTTAGCCACGCCAGCCACCCCCGAATCAGTATTATACCATATAATGGCGTGGCGTACCTATGTTCTGTTTTGTCGGAAAACGCTGGTCTTTCTTATCAGGAGCCGCCGGGCTCTCCGGACGCATATGAAATGATCTGTCCCGGCGCAAGGCCTGGCTCCAGATAGCGGTGCAGCGGGCATTGCAAAAGTCTTACAATTCTGGCCCTGCCCTCGTCCAGCGGCTCAACCTGCATGACAATTCCTTGTACAGTGACTTCACGGAACGGGGGCGAAGCCTTAATGGCCCCTTCCCACACCTGATCGGCGGATATTATGGAATACAGGATCATTGGGGCAACCCTCCCGTCTCCGCAGGGGCGCCTCTAAGGGCAATCAGTTCATTCAGTTTCGCCATCGCTATGCCGATCCCGCCTACTTCATCCATAAGTCCAAATGCAACGGCATCACTGCCGCCGACCGCCGTACCGATGTCCCTGTTGAGTTCACCTGTCTTAAACATCAGGTCCTTGAAGCATTCTACGGAAATCCGGGAATGGGACGTGACGAACCGGACGACGCGCTCCTGCATTTTCTCCATGTACTCAAAAGTCTGCGGAACGCCGATAACGAGGCCATTCATGCGGATAGGATGAATCGTCATTGTGGCGCTTTCGGCTATGATCGAATAGCTCGAAGATACCGCGATGGGAACCCCGATGCTGTGGCCTCCCCCAATAACGACCGTAACTGTCGGCTTGGACAGTGAAGCAATCATTTCCGCAATGGCTAGACCTGCTTCCACATCACCGCCCACCGTATTCAAAATGATAAGCACCCCCTTGACTGTCTTGCTCTGCTCAGCTGCGACCAACTGGGGGATAATATGTTCATATTTTGTCGTCTTATTATGCGGGGGCATGACAATATGTCCCTCGATCTGACCAATGATCGTAATGCAAAAAATCTCCGGTTCGGTGGGCGGAACCGCCACTTGACCGAATTCTTTCACCGTGCCGATCATGCCGCCGGCTTCCTGAGTTCCTTCACCCCCCGGCTCTTCTCTTCCCGGAGGCGTTGCCGGTTCCTCATTTCGGTAAGCTGTTTCGATAGGTTTATTGCCATCCATGCTCAGCGCTCCCTTATTTGCTTGCACTGAAGCTATTCAGCAAGCGTATGGTAATGAATCTCCCGTTAGTATGACTAATCGCACCCCGACATTATGCAGGCTTGTAAATGAACAGCATAAAGCCCCTCTCCACCGGAAACCGTCCAATATTTCCAGCGGGAGAGAGGCTTTATGATTTAGTATAAATTACACTTCCATGATGATCGGAAGGATCATTGGTCTGCGGCGGGTCTGTTCATACAGGAAGCGGCCAAGCGCGTCCTTGACGCTTGTCTTGAGCGAAGCCCACTCATTGACCTTCTCGCTCATCAGACGCTGCAGCGTGCTGGAAACAATCCGGTTCGCTTCGTCAAGCAAGCCTTCGGATTCGCGCACATACACGAAGCCGCGCGAAATAATGTCAGGCCCCGAAACAATTGCTCCATTCTGCTTGCTAAGCGTGACGACGACAACCAGAATACCGTCCTGCGACAGCAGCTTGCGGTCGCGCAGGACAATATTGCCTACATCGCCAACGCCAAGACCGTCAATCAGAACATTGCCGGAGGTAACCTTGCCGGCTTTGCGGGCCGAGCCGCCTTGGATCTCTACCACTTCACCAAGCTCGGTGATAAAGATGTTGTCCGGATCGACGCCCACGGACTTCGCAAGAAGTGCGTGTCTGCGCTGCATGCGGTACTCGCCGTGAATCGGAATGAAGAATTTCGGCTTCATCAGGTTAAGCATCAGCTTCAGTTCTTCCTGGCTGCCGTGACCCGACACGTGCACGCCGGAATTCGAGCCGCTGTAGATCACGTCTGCACCCAGACGGAACAGCTCGTCGATCGTACGGCCGATGTATTTCTCATTGCCGGGTACCGGTGTTGCCGCAATAATAACGGTGTCACCAGGCAGAATGTCCACTTTGCGGTGACTGGAACGCGCCATGCGCGTCAATGCCGACATCGGTTCGCCTTGGCTGCCCGTGCAGAGAACGACAACCCGATTGGCCGCCATCCGGTTCATTTCCTCCGGTTCGATCAGCATGCCGTCAGGCATGTGCAGATAGCCGAGCTCAGAAGCAATGGAGACAACGTTGACCATGCTCCGGCCGATGACGGTGATTTTGCGGCCTGTCTGTACTGCCGCGTCTACGACCTGCTGAATCCGGTGAACGTTGGATGCGAATGTTGCGACCACAACACGCTGTTCAGCTTTCCGGAAAATATCTTCCAGCACGATTCCGACATTTTTCTCCGAAGGGGTGAATCCCGGTTTCTCGGCGTTGGTGCTGTCGGAAAGAAGCGCGAGTACGCCCCGCTGTCCGATTTCAGCCATCCGGTGCAAGTCCGCGAATTGACCATTGACTGGGGTATGGTCAAACTTGAAGTCGCCCGTATGGACCACGTTGCCTTCCGGAGTCTCGATGCACACGCCGACAGAGTCGGGAATACTGTGGTTGGTTCTGAAGAAAGTAACGACCAGCGAGCTGCCCAGCTTGATCACCGAATCCTCATTGATCAGAATGCGTTTCGTTTCGCCAAGCAAATTCGCTTCCTTCAGCTTGTTCTCAACAAGCCCCAATGTCAGTTTCGTTCCGTAGACCGGAACATTCAAATGCTTAAGGACATACGGCAGACCTCCGATATGGTCTTCGTGGCCGTGCGTAAGCACAATGCCTTTTACCTTGTCACGATTCTCCGTCAAATAAGAAATATCAGGAATAACGATGTCAATACCGAGCATATCCTCTTCAGGGAACTTCAGTCCCGAGTCAACGACCACAATGTCGCCGCCGTATTGCACCACATACATATTCTTCCCGATTTCTCCCACTCCGCCGAGTGCGAAGATCATCAGTTTATCATTGTTATTTTTTTTGGACAAATGAATCTAACCCTCCTAATATGTTGGACGTCATATGTTATTTTAATCAAGAACTTCAATTATTTAGCGGTACTTAACACATTTAATAACGCAGAAATCTTGCCGATGTGAAGACAAAAGGGATATTAAGGCGTAAAAAAATAAACCTTAATTAAAGCTTCCCTGCGGGGCAGGAGCATACATTACGTTCGTTAGCGAACCTATGCCGGTAAACATTCGGCCGCGCCCCTTGCGCAAAGCACCTTTGCCGGACAAAACAGATCCAAGGATGGAAAAATATACCCTTTGAAACGAACAGACCTGCAGCGCCGCACATGACATAAGAGTTACCGCATATTTAATTTTAACCGCACCCAGTCACTTAACCACATTATACATGATATTTTTGTCAAAACACAAGTCGGGGGATTTAGTTAGCCGTATTCTTCCCGTAAAAGCGGAGCATTATTTCACTGCGCACAAAAATAACAATACAAAAACCGGTCCTCGTAAGCGAGAACCGGTTCATAAAAGATAAATACCAGGGCCCAATTTCTATTGTACCAGCTTTCTGATAAATTCCGCCTCCGCCTCATTCGGCGGGGTTAAAGGAAGACGGACCGAACCCACCTTGACTCCCCGAAGCTCAAGCGCATACTTGACGGCGGACGGACTCGGCAGCGGCTGCGGACATTCGAACAGTCCTTTAAAAATCGGAAATAGTTCCCGGTGAAGCTGCCCGGCGAGCTGTACGCTGCCCGAGAGATAAGCCGAGATCATTTCGGTCATTCTTACGCCCTCGATATGGCTTGCCACGCTGATAATTCCGTGACCTCCAACGGCCAATGCCGGCAGCGCCGAAGAGTCGTCTCCAGAGTACACATGAAAATCCTGCGGCGAGCCGGACACGATCAAGGCGACGTGGTCGAGGGACGCACATTCCTTCGTCGCGACGATGTTCGGAATTTGCGAAAGCCGAATCGTTGTATCCGCACTCATGCAGATTCCAGTCCGTCCAGGAACGTTATACGGAATGAGGGGCAACTGCGTCTCCGCCGCGATTGCCGCAAAATGGCGATAAAGACCTTCCTGGTTCGGCTTGTTGTAATAAGGAACGACCAGAAGCGCGCCGTCGACGCCGATTTTCTCCGCTTTTTGAGTCAGCTCGATCGTATGCTTGGTGTTATTTGAGCCAGTGCCCGCTATGACCTTGCAGCGCCCTGCGGCTTTCTCCAGAACAAAGGAAAACATCTGCAGCTTTTCTTCATCGCTCAGCGTAGGCGACTCGCCCGTTGTCCCGCAGACGACGAGCCCCTCCGACTTCTGTTCTTCAATCAGGTAGTCAACCAGGCTCGATACCGCGTCCCAGTCGATCTCCCCCTCCTTGTCAAAAGGAGTTACCATAGCTGTTATTAGTCTTCCGAAATCCACTAAGAATTCCTCCTGTTAACGGTGTAATTCAAACTTGTAATGCAACGCGCGCAGCGATTGCACCATATCTTCTTTCTTGACCAGCACCCAGATCGTCGTATTGGAATCAGCGGATTGCAGAATTTGAATGTTGTGATCGCTGAGCGCTTCCACGATGCGCGCCATGATCCCTGGAACGCCGTTGATGCCGCCACCGATAACGGATACCTTGACGCAGCCCGACAGGCTCTTCGGACGAAGTCCAATTTCCTGAAGCGTCGCGATCGCTTTTTCCGAATGATTATCAAAAACGGTGTATACGGCGCTGGTCGGCGTAACATTAATAAAATCAACGCTTATGCCGCTATCCGCCATGCTCTTGAATATTTGCAGCTGAACTCCGGTTCCGTTCCCTTCCGGGCAGTCCAAGGAGATCTGCGTGATGTTGCTGACATAGGCGATGCCGGTAACGAAACGGTCGACAATTCCCGGCTGGGACTCCTGAAAGCCTTCCGGATGCGTGACAAGAGTGCCTTCATTCTCCGAAAAGGTGGAGCGGACGCGGACCGGAATCTGCGCCTGCATAGCGATCTCCACAGCCCGGGGATGTATGACCTTGGCCCCCTGATAGGCCATATTGCAAATTTCGGTGTAGCTTACATAGGTCAGCGGCTTCGCATCTTCGACGATACGCGGATCGGCGGTCAGAATGCCATCGACATCCGTGTAAATATCGACCATTTCCGCACGCAGCGCGGCGCCGAGCGCCGTTGCCGATGTATCGCTTCCCCCACGGCCAAGCGTGGTAAAGTCCCCATCTTCCGTCTGGCCCTGAAAGCCGGTTACGATGACGACCTTCTGGGCGCGCAGCTCCCGCAAAATCCGTTCTGGACGAACATCGAGTATCCGCGCGTTTCCGTAGCCGTTATCCGTCAGGAAACCAGCTTGGGCTCCGGTAAGCACTGTCGAGGGAATCCCTTCTTTTTCCAGCAGGCTGCATAGTGTGGTCGCGGAAATGATCTCACCGCAGCACAGCAGTAAATCCCGTTCCCGCTGAGGGAGAGCATCGCCATTCTGGGAGACCCAGTCCAGCAGCGTATCCGTCGCATAAGGCTCGCCCTTGCGGCCCATTGCGGAGACTACGATGACAAGGCTGTATCCTTGCCCAAGCTCCCGTTTGACATGCCGGATCACATGATCCCTGGCCTGCTGGGTGGAAAGCGAGGTCCCGCCAAACTTCTGTACCAAAATGCCCATTAATAATTCCTCCATTAGTTAACGACAGGCTGCACTTATTCTCAGGATGAATCCCGAAAATCCCGGGACTTCGTCTCTAAATCTAAAGGAATAAACACGATTGTACCGCCCTCATAAGGAGGACGGCAGCGGTTAATCAATTATGTTGGAAGCCTCGTACATATCAGCAAGTTGTCGTTACCCTGCTAATATCTGTTGCTTATGCTGAATGAAACCGTTCGATGATCATCGGCTGCAGCTGGGAGCCATGAAGCGCCGCATAGCAGGCCTCTGGAATCAATTCCATGCGGGCCACCAATGAATTCGGCTTCTGCTCGGGATTATCCTGTCCGAATGGAACAAAATAAATATTTTTGGTTACCAAAAGTTTCGCAATATTCGCCGCGTTCAGACCGAGTCCGTCATTGGTTGATATGGCCAGAACAATCGGCCGTCCGTTGCGCATTTGGCATTTGGCCGCCATCAGCACCGGTCCGTCCGTCATGGCATTGGCCAATTTGCTAGTGGTATTTCCTGTGCAGGGTGCAATCGTGAGTACATCCAGCCTCTTGGATGGACCCAGCGGTTCCGCTTCAACAATTGTAGAAATGATATCATTCCCCGTTATATCTTTCAACTGTTTTAGCCAATTTTCCGATGTGCCGAACCTTGTGTCCGTTCCGAGCACCGAGGCCGATACAATAGGCACGACGTTCGCGCCTTCGTAGACAAAACGCTTAATTTGGGGCATCACCTCCGCAAAAGTGCAGTGGGAACCGGTGATTGCATAGCCTACCGTCTTACCGTGCCAGTTCATTATTAATCCCCCTTTGTCAACATCCGCTCCGAAATGGACTGGACTAGCGCGCCTGCCATAATCTGTCCCGCGCTTTTGGGTGCGACGATTCCCGGCAGACCCGGCGCGAGCAGTGCCTTAATGCCGCGTTTTTCCGCATAACGGAAATCCACTCCCCCGGGCGCGGAAGCGAGATCAATAATGCAGGTATGCCGGGGCACCCACGACAGCACTTTGGCGTTTAGAATGAGGCTCGGTATCGTATTAAAAATATAATCAACGTCCGTTACATGCTCCTCCAGCCGATCCGTCATAAATGGTTTCCAGCCCATGACCTCCGCCTTGGCAAAATGCTCCCGCTTTCTGACGCCTGCTGTGACTTTAGCGCCAAGTCCCTGAAGGCTTTTTGCCATTGTAAAGCCGGTTCTGCCTATTCCAAGCACCATCGCTTCAGAGCCGTGAATGGTAAAATCCGTATTCTGGATCGCCATGACGAGCGCACCTTCAGCAGTTGGAATCGAATTGTAGATTGCGACATCGTCACGTTCAAGCAGCTCCACCAGCTCCAGCCCCCCAAGAGCGCACAGCCGTCTCAAATATTCTTTCGCCATGCCCGTGTAAATGGTGCAGTGTTTAGGCAATGCCTCGATATGCTCCTTAAGCAGCGGCATCGGCTTCGAAGAGTACTTTGCGCTGATATGGCCTTCGTCGTCACAGCCGACGGTCGGCAGCACCAGAACGTCCGCGCCGCTCAATAGGTCGGCGGACATTGCCTCCAGGTTAACCCCGTCACAGGGGGTACTCCATTTATCAAAGCCGGCAACGCTTACCGCCGCATCCATCTCAACACATTTTCGAATCACTTCAATTTGTCTTGCGTCCCCGCCCAGGAACACGATCCTGACGCCAGTCAGCATAGGGATGACGCTCCTTTCAACATTACACTGTAAGGCCATAGAGCATCTTATGCGGGTAAACGCGGATGGGTGAAAGCCAATAAAAAGAGCCTGTGTTCAGCCGTAACGGCCCTCCCACAAGCTCTGCATTCATGAATTATAAACAAGTATAAATCTATTTGCCGGTATGGCCGAAGCCTCCCGCACCCCGCCCGGTATCGCTCAGTTCTTCCACTTCGACCATCGTTACGGATGGCACGGCCTGAAAGACCATTTGGGCGATCCGTTCATTCCGGGCGATTGTAAAAGGCTCCTGGCCCAGATTGATCAGCAGCACCTTGATCTCGCCCCGGTAATCGGCGTCAATCGTGCCTGGCGTGTTAAGGCAGGTGATGCCGTGCTTCAGCGCCAGTCCGCTGCGCGGACGAATCTGCGCTTCCAGTCCGTCCGGCATAGCGAGCGCGATTCCCGTCGGAACCAGCGCCCGCGCTCCGGGCTCAAGGGTCATTTCGCCGCTGACTGCGGCGAAGAGGTCGTAGCCCGAAGCCTGCTCCGACATTTGACGGGGAGGATTCACATCCTCATTGCCCGGAAGCTTTAAAATTTGTACGTAGTAAGACAAGATCATCTCTCCTAACATTGGCAATCGCTTTATCGGAAGACCCGACCATCGCAGCCGCAAGCGGCTCAGCGAACATCCGGTCAAGCACCTTATTTACATCATCCATCGTGACTTTCTGAATCTTGGCAATCATTTCGTCCAGCGTGATGTGCCGGCCAAGCATTAATTCATTCTTTCCAAGCCGGTTCATCCGGCTGCTTGTGCTTTCCAGGCTTAGGATCAAACTGCCTTTGAGCTGTTCCTTGCCCTTGCGGATCTCTTCTTCGTCCATTCCCTTTACGGCAAGCTCATACAGCATTTCTTTGGTCAGTTCCATGACGTCTTTGGTCTGCTTAGGAGCGATTCCGGCATAAACGGTGAAGAGGCCGCTGTCGGCTTGGGAACTATGATAAGAATATACCGAGTAGGCCAGTCCGCGCTTCTCGCGGATTTCCTGGAACAGTCTGGAGCTCATGCCGCCGCCGACAGCGTTATTAATTAGCACCATCGCATACTGCAACGGGTCGTCGTTAGCGCAGCCCGGCAGCGACAGGCAAATGTGGTTCTGCTCCGTTTTTTTGCGGCGGAACAATAAATCCCCGTGGAAATCCGGCGGGGTCAGCCGCTCTTGTGTTCCATGATTGGCAAACGTTCCGAAATACCGTTCCACCAGTTCGCCCACACTGTCGTCAAAATTGCCGGCAATGCTGATTACCGTATTCTCGATCGTATACTGCTTCTGCATATAGGCCCTTAGATCATCCGGCGTCATGGCCTCCAGCCGTTCCTTGAGTCCAAGAATGGAGTAAGCGAGCGGATGGCTGCCGTAGGCTGCCATGGACATCAGATCATGCACCAGATCGTCCGGCGTATCTTCGCACATGGAGATTTCCTCAAGAATGACGTTCTTTTCTTTTGCCAATTCCTCCGCATCCATCTGCGAACGGAAGAACATGTCGGCCAATACATCAACGGCGATCGGCAGATGCTCATCCAGCACTTTGGCGTAATAGCAGGTGTATTCCTTAGAGGTAAAGGCATTGACATTCCCGCCGATGGAATCGAACCGCTCTGCGATAGCCTTTGCGTCGAACCGGTCCGTACCTTTGAACAGCATATGTTCGATAAAATGGGAAATCCCGTTGTTTTCCGGCGTTTCGTTCCTGGAACCCGTCTTTACCCAAATTCCGAAGGAAACGGAGCGGCCTGTCGGGATTTTCTCCATGACTACTCGTAATCCGTTTGATAATACCATTTTTTCCACAGTAAAAAGTCCTCCTGCCATAGCCCTTCGTTCGCCTTTCCATTTAACCGGGCGCCTTATATCCTACCAGAAACGGCGGATTCACTCAACATCGCTTGGCAGCACCCGCTCCGGCGACAGCGTCTGGCTGACCGTTCCGAGCACCAGCCCCTTGGCCTTGATGCCGCGGATCATCCTACGCAGCGCTTTCGATGACGAAGAGGTGGGATGCATGAGCACGAGTGTGCCCGGCTCTGTATTCGCGGTAATTTTGGCGACTACCGATTCCGGCGAAGGATTGCGCCAATCAACCGTATCAACCGTCCACAGTACCGTCTTCAGCCCCAGCTCGCGGGCAATCTCCACAGTCTCCTGGTCAAAGTCGCCCGAAGGGGGAGCGAACCAGCGGTTATCCACTCCAAGGCTCGATTTCAGCAGCTTCTTGGTCTTGTCGATCTCCATTACCGCGCGCGCCCGGCTGAGAGTGCTCATATTAGGATGCGAATAGGCGTGATTCTCAAGCTCATGCCCGCGCTTTTGGATCTCCATAGCAAGCTCGCGGTTCTTGCTCAGCCAGCTTCCGTCCAGAAAAAACGTCGCCTTCACATGCTCCTCGTCCAATATGTTCAGCATAGGGACAATATATTCGTTCCCCCAAGCGACGTTAATCATCAGCGATACCATCGGCTTCGCGGGATTCCCCCGGTAGATCGGCTGAGCCCCGAGAGCATCCAGCGAGACAGCAGGGGCTGTCTGCTTGTAAACATATTTGATCGCT includes these proteins:
- a CDS encoding polysaccharide deacetylase family protein; this translates as MRLEKAAVVLACIAIVIGIGSSVGPVKSMLGQLRAFGGLAVLKPNTDAGSDLRSGIEAKAAQVDTPPVDARVDRVWKAIPGYNGLSVDVDATYKEALLLPKGGAIKYVYKQTAPAVSLDALGAQPIYRGNPAKPMVSLMINVAWGNEYIVPMLNILDEEHVKATFFLDGSWLSKNRELAMEIQKRGHELENHAYSHPNMSTLSRARAVMEIDKTKKLLKSSLGVDNRWFAPPSGDFDQETVEIARELGLKTVLWTVDTVDWRNPSPESVVAKITANTEPGTLVLMHPTSSSSKALRRMIRGIKAKGLVLGTVSQTLSPERVLPSDVE